In Temnothorax longispinosus isolate EJ_2023e chromosome 2, Tlon_JGU_v1, whole genome shotgun sequence, one DNA window encodes the following:
- the Cct4 gene encoding T-complex protein 1 subunit delta, with protein MTKNMFSMRKLGMENGDSRGAHGQAYKDKSKPADIRSSNINAAKAVSDAIRTSLGPRGMDKMIQASNGEVTITNDGATILKEMNVIHPAAKMLVELSKAQDIEAGDGTTSVVVIAGSLLEAAERLLQKGIHPTSISDAFQKAASKAVSILAHMSIPVDLSDKESLVKVAATSLNSKVVHQQSSLLAPLAVDAVLKVTEEGKEVSVDLNDIKVIKKLGGTVEDTELIDGLIFTQKSCNVNGPKRIEKAKIGLIQFCISPPKTDMDHNVVVSDYAAMDRVLKEERAYILNIVKQIKKSGCNVLLVQKSVLRDAVSDLAIHFLDKIKVMVVKDVEREDIPFVCKTLGCRPIASLDHFVPENLVNAELCEEVQTGNSKFVKITGIQNHGKTVTVLVRGSNKLVLEEAGRSLHDALCVIRCLVKQRALIAGGGAPEIELAIKLGEYAVTLGGIDAYCIKAFANALEVIPLTLAENAGLNPIATVTDLRNRHAKGEVTAGINVRKGAITNILEENVIQPLLVSTSSITFASETVCSILKIDDIVNAIQ; from the exons ATGACTAAGAACATGTTCTCGATGAGGAAGCTGGGGATGGAGAATGGCGACAGCCGCGGGGCCCATGGCCAGGCCTATAAGGACAAGAGCAAGCCCGCGGACATTCGCAGCAGCAATATTAATGCTGCCAAAG CTGTCAGCGATGCAATACGTACAAGTCTTGGACCTAGAGGCATGGACAAGatg ATTCAAGCTAGCAACGGAGAAGTTACTATCACTAATGATGGTGCCACTATCCTGAAAGAGATGAACGTGATCCATCCCGCTGCAAAAATG CTCGTCGAGTTGTCAAAGGCTCAGGACATAGAGGCTGGCGATGGTACCACGAGTGTTGTTGTGATAGCTGGATCACTGTTAGAGGCAGCGGAACGTTTGTTGCAGAAAGGCATTCATCCCACTTCGATCAGTGACGCTTTTCAGAAAGCGGCATCTAAAGCAGTATCGATTCTGGCACATATGTCCATACCTGTTGACCTTTCAGACAAAGAATCTCTTGTAAAGGTTGCAGCAACGTCTCTTAATTCTAAG GTTGTACATCAACAATCCAGTCTTCTTGCACCACTCGCCGTAGACGCAGTATTAAAGGTTACAGAAGAAGGAAAGGAAGTGTCAGTTGACTTAAAC GATATTAAAGTGATCAAGAAGTTGGGAGGCACCGTTGAAGACACTGAATTAATAGATGGATTAATATTTACGCAGAAATCTTGTAATGTAAATGGCCCGAAACGTATTGAGAAAGCTAAAATTggattaattcaattttgcatttcACCACCGAAAACTGAT ATGGATCATAACGTTGTTGTATCTGACTATGCAGCGATGGATCGTGTTTTAAAGGAGGAACGTGCCTACATACTGAATATTGTAAAACAGATCAAGAAATCGGGTTGTAATGTACTTCTCGTGCAAAAGTCGGTCTTGCGCGACGCTGTCAGCGATCTTGCGATACACTTCTTGGATAAAATTAAGGTCATGGTGGTAAAAGATGTGGAGCGCGAGGATATTCCTTTCGTGTGTAAAACACTGGGTTGCAGGCCAATCGCGTCGTTGGATCATTTTGTGCCTGAAAATCTTGTCAATGCGGAACTCTGCGAAGAAGTTCAAACTGGAAATTCGAAATTTGTCAAG ATCACCGGAATCCAAAATCACGGGAAAACAGTCACGGTTCTCGTACGTGGTAGCAACAAATTAGTATTAGAAGAAGCTGGGAGATCACTGCACGATGCCTTGTGTGTCATTCGATGTTTAGTAAAGCAACGAGCGCTGATTGCCGGTGGTGGAGCACCGGAGATTGAACTGGCAATAAAATTGGGAGAATACGCAGTGACCTTAGGCGGAATTGATGCATACTGCATTAAAGCCTTTGCAAATGCGCTTGAA GTGATTCCGTTGACGTTAGCCGAAAACGCGGGTTTGAATCCGATAGCCACTGTAACCGATCTTCGCAATCGACACGCGAAGGGTGAGGTAACAGCGGGAATTAATGTTAGGAAAGGCGCCATCACTAACATATTGGAGGAGAACGTAATTCAACCACTACTAGTTTCTACCAGCTCGATAACTTTCGCTTCTGAAACTGTATGCAGTATACTGAAGATCGATGATATTGTTAACGCGATTCAATAA
- the Pgant7 gene encoding N-acetylgalactosaminyltransferase 7 isoform X1, translated as MPLSQLWAIPVPSFRREINNLRKMRIVQLRRNRLFHILIGISLLLLVLYILLNFSSDNHMNNIKEYWAQGLGKKQVPVLVEGLGNYEPRDVPVRSGPGEGGKPHILRDDQLNDVQQSESDYGMNMVCSDEISLSRAIPDTRPAECKHWNYPEELPRTSVIIVFHNEGWSVLLRTIQSVIDRTPSKILEEVLLVDDFSDKENLKGDLDSYVEQWGGKVRLLRNYERQGLIRTRSRGAREAKGEVIVFLDAHCEVNVNWLPPLLAPIAENRNVMTVPVIDGIDHKTFEYRPVYQEGHLYRGIFEWGMLYKENELPRREAKTRAHDSMPYRSPTHAGGLFAINRQYFLSLGGYDEGLLVWGGENFELSFKIWQCGGSIFWVPCSHVGHVYRGFMPYTFGKLAQKKKGPLITINYKRVIETWFDEKHKKFFYTREPLAQLLDHGDISEQLAFKERKKCKSFQWYMDNVAYDVLDKFPELPPNIHWGELRNVATGSCLDTMGHAPPSLMATSHCHGFGNNQLIRLNAKGQLGVGERCIEADGQGVKYAFCRLGTADGPWQYDEKTKTLLHRVHKKCVALHPQTQQLSLMPCDINNTYQQWSFHQVHPRW; from the exons ATGCCATTGAGCCAGCTTTGGGCTATCCCGGTTCCTTCCTTCCGACGAGAG ataaataatttgaggAAGATGAGGATTGTACAGCTTAGAAGAAATCGCCTGTTCCACATATTGATTGGCATCAGCCTGCTGCTGCTGGTTTTGTACATTCTCCTTAATTTCTCTTCGGACAATCACATGAACAATATAAAGGAATACTGGGCACAGGGTCTCGGTAAGAAACAG GTACCGGTGCTTGTGGAAGGCCTGGGAAATTACGAGCCGCGAGATGTACCGGTTAGATCTGGCCCTGGAGAAGGTGGTAAACCCCATATTTTGAGAGACGATCAATTAAACGATGTCCAGCAATCGGAATCCGATTACGGTATGAATATGGTATGTTCCGATGAGATCTCATTGTCGAGAGCGATACCGGATACCAGACCCGCAGA ATGTAAGCATTGGAACTATCCAGAGGAATTACCACGTACCAGTGTCATTATAGTTTTCCACAACGAAGGTTGGTCAGTTTTACTGCGAACCATCCAAAGCGTCATAGATCGCACCCCGTCGAAGATACTTGAAGAGGTTCTTCTTGTCGATGATTTTTCCGATAAAG AGAATCTAAAAGGCGATTTAGACTCCTATGTCGAACAATGGGGAGGGAAAGTTAGATTACTTAGAAACTACGAAAGACAAGGCTTAATACGAACGCGGTCCCGAGGAGCGCGTGAAGCCAAGGGTGAAGTGATAGTATTTTTAGACGCTCATTGCGAAGTCAATGTGAATTGGCTGCCTCCGCTTTTAGCGCCAATTGCTGAAAATAG aaaCGTAATGACTGTTCCTGTGATAGACGGCATTGATCATAAAACTTTTGAATATCGTCCTGTGTATCAAGAAGGACATTTGTACAGAGGAATTTTCGAGTGGGGCATGTTGTATAAAGAGAACGAATTGCCCAGGCGGGAAGCCAAGACGCGTGCACATGACAGTATGCCATACAG ATCACCTACGCACGCTGGTGGTTTATTCGCAATAAATCGACAATACTTTTTATCATTGGGTGGATATGACGAGGGATTACTCGTTTGGGGAGGAGAAAATTTCGAATTATCCTTTAAGATATGGCAATGCGGTGGAAGTATCTTTTGGGTACCGTGCTCACACGTCGGGCACGTTTACCGAGGATTTATGCCTTACACGTTCGGTAAACTTGCTCAAAAGAAGAAAGGACCGTTGATAACTATT aattataaaCGAGTTATAGAAACATGGTTTGACGAGAAACAcaagaaattcttttatacCAGAGAACCTCTGGCTCAATTGCTCGATCACGGTGATATATCTGAGCAGTTGGCCTTCAAGGAACGCAAGAAATGCAAGAGCTTCCAGTGGTATATGGATAATGTGGCATATGACGTGCTAGATAAATTTCCAGAATTGCCACCGAATATTCACTGGGGAGAG CTGCGAAATGTGGCAACCGGTTCATGTTTGGACACTATGGGTCATGCACCACCAAGTCTCATGGCTACTTCCCATTGCCATGGATTTGGAAACAATCAA CTTATTAGGCTGAATGCGAAGGGTCAATTAGGTGTCGGTGAGAGATGCATTGAAGCAGACGGCCAAGGTGTAAAATATGCGTTTTGTCGTCTAGGAACTGCAGATGGTCCGTGGCAGTATGACGAA AAAACAAAGACTCTGTTACATAGAGTACATAAGAAGTGTGTGGCACTTCATCCTCAAACTCAGCAATTATCTCTGATGCCGTGTGACATAAACAATACTTATCAACAATGGAGCTTTCACCAAGTCCATCCACGGTggtaa
- the Pgant7 gene encoding N-acetylgalactosaminyltransferase 7 isoform X2: MRIVQLRRNRLFHILIGISLLLLVLYILLNFSSDNHMNNIKEYWAQGLGKKQVPVLVEGLGNYEPRDVPVRSGPGEGGKPHILRDDQLNDVQQSESDYGMNMVCSDEISLSRAIPDTRPAECKHWNYPEELPRTSVIIVFHNEGWSVLLRTIQSVIDRTPSKILEEVLLVDDFSDKENLKGDLDSYVEQWGGKVRLLRNYERQGLIRTRSRGAREAKGEVIVFLDAHCEVNVNWLPPLLAPIAENRNVMTVPVIDGIDHKTFEYRPVYQEGHLYRGIFEWGMLYKENELPRREAKTRAHDSMPYRSPTHAGGLFAINRQYFLSLGGYDEGLLVWGGENFELSFKIWQCGGSIFWVPCSHVGHVYRGFMPYTFGKLAQKKKGPLITINYKRVIETWFDEKHKKFFYTREPLAQLLDHGDISEQLAFKERKKCKSFQWYMDNVAYDVLDKFPELPPNIHWGELRNVATGSCLDTMGHAPPSLMATSHCHGFGNNQLIRLNAKGQLGVGERCIEADGQGVKYAFCRLGTADGPWQYDEKTKTLLHRVHKKCVALHPQTQQLSLMPCDINNTYQQWSFHQVHPRW; this comes from the exons ATGAGGATTGTACAGCTTAGAAGAAATCGCCTGTTCCACATATTGATTGGCATCAGCCTGCTGCTGCTGGTTTTGTACATTCTCCTTAATTTCTCTTCGGACAATCACATGAACAATATAAAGGAATACTGGGCACAGGGTCTCGGTAAGAAACAG GTACCGGTGCTTGTGGAAGGCCTGGGAAATTACGAGCCGCGAGATGTACCGGTTAGATCTGGCCCTGGAGAAGGTGGTAAACCCCATATTTTGAGAGACGATCAATTAAACGATGTCCAGCAATCGGAATCCGATTACGGTATGAATATGGTATGTTCCGATGAGATCTCATTGTCGAGAGCGATACCGGATACCAGACCCGCAGA ATGTAAGCATTGGAACTATCCAGAGGAATTACCACGTACCAGTGTCATTATAGTTTTCCACAACGAAGGTTGGTCAGTTTTACTGCGAACCATCCAAAGCGTCATAGATCGCACCCCGTCGAAGATACTTGAAGAGGTTCTTCTTGTCGATGATTTTTCCGATAAAG AGAATCTAAAAGGCGATTTAGACTCCTATGTCGAACAATGGGGAGGGAAAGTTAGATTACTTAGAAACTACGAAAGACAAGGCTTAATACGAACGCGGTCCCGAGGAGCGCGTGAAGCCAAGGGTGAAGTGATAGTATTTTTAGACGCTCATTGCGAAGTCAATGTGAATTGGCTGCCTCCGCTTTTAGCGCCAATTGCTGAAAATAG aaaCGTAATGACTGTTCCTGTGATAGACGGCATTGATCATAAAACTTTTGAATATCGTCCTGTGTATCAAGAAGGACATTTGTACAGAGGAATTTTCGAGTGGGGCATGTTGTATAAAGAGAACGAATTGCCCAGGCGGGAAGCCAAGACGCGTGCACATGACAGTATGCCATACAG ATCACCTACGCACGCTGGTGGTTTATTCGCAATAAATCGACAATACTTTTTATCATTGGGTGGATATGACGAGGGATTACTCGTTTGGGGAGGAGAAAATTTCGAATTATCCTTTAAGATATGGCAATGCGGTGGAAGTATCTTTTGGGTACCGTGCTCACACGTCGGGCACGTTTACCGAGGATTTATGCCTTACACGTTCGGTAAACTTGCTCAAAAGAAGAAAGGACCGTTGATAACTATT aattataaaCGAGTTATAGAAACATGGTTTGACGAGAAACAcaagaaattcttttatacCAGAGAACCTCTGGCTCAATTGCTCGATCACGGTGATATATCTGAGCAGTTGGCCTTCAAGGAACGCAAGAAATGCAAGAGCTTCCAGTGGTATATGGATAATGTGGCATATGACGTGCTAGATAAATTTCCAGAATTGCCACCGAATATTCACTGGGGAGAG CTGCGAAATGTGGCAACCGGTTCATGTTTGGACACTATGGGTCATGCACCACCAAGTCTCATGGCTACTTCCCATTGCCATGGATTTGGAAACAATCAA CTTATTAGGCTGAATGCGAAGGGTCAATTAGGTGTCGGTGAGAGATGCATTGAAGCAGACGGCCAAGGTGTAAAATATGCGTTTTGTCGTCTAGGAACTGCAGATGGTCCGTGGCAGTATGACGAA AAAACAAAGACTCTGTTACATAGAGTACATAAGAAGTGTGTGGCACTTCATCCTCAAACTCAGCAATTATCTCTGATGCCGTGTGACATAAACAATACTTATCAACAATGGAGCTTTCACCAAGTCCATCCACGGTggtaa